One Nocardioidaceae bacterium SCSIO 66511 genomic window carries:
- a CDS encoding SpoIID/LytB domain-containing protein gives MRRHLSVAAGFLLLPVLLPAAAHANEDDPDWAVAADPPSAVHDANRAAVVIEGRGYGHGIGMSQYGAQGAARKGLSYKQIVRFYYPKTKLAINRGFLRVLLTDDYTDTVIVRKAAGLTVRDLGDRKKFKLPTSKAISQWRIVPAAGRPARSAVQYRDKRGWHRWRVPGRVLLRGDGEFRRPGPLAVIMPDGSAQAFRGAIRSASPSPSSKTRDTVNVLRIQNYLKGVIPVEMPASWSQPALRAQAVAARSYALHLKRRDARAHYDICDTTSCQVYEGYGVETTATNNAVRASSGQTVEYNGEPALTMFSSSTGGWTASGGVPYLRAHRDKYDRWSGNPMRSWTARIARSTFERAYPSIGRLKSVRVIERNGHGAWNGRAVKVALRGTSRTVRLSGTDLRSLLGLRSDWFRIKR, from the coding sequence ATGCGTAGACATCTCAGCGTTGCCGCCGGATTCCTGCTGCTTCCGGTCCTGCTTCCCGCAGCCGCACATGCAAACGAAGACGATCCGGACTGGGCAGTGGCCGCCGACCCGCCGTCGGCCGTCCACGACGCGAACCGTGCAGCGGTCGTCATCGAAGGTCGCGGGTACGGGCACGGCATCGGCATGTCGCAGTACGGTGCGCAAGGCGCAGCTCGCAAAGGCCTTTCGTACAAGCAGATCGTTCGGTTCTACTACCCGAAGACGAAGCTCGCGATCAACCGCGGCTTCCTGCGGGTGCTGCTCACCGACGACTACACCGACACGGTGATCGTACGAAAGGCCGCCGGGCTCACGGTGCGGGATCTCGGGGACCGTAAGAAGTTCAAACTGCCTACCAGCAAGGCGATCAGCCAATGGCGGATCGTTCCTGCGGCGGGCCGGCCGGCGCGGTCAGCAGTGCAGTACCGCGACAAGCGCGGATGGCATCGCTGGCGCGTTCCAGGACGCGTACTGCTGCGTGGCGACGGCGAGTTCCGCAGGCCCGGGCCGCTTGCGGTGATCATGCCCGACGGTTCGGCGCAGGCATTCCGCGGCGCGATTCGGTCGGCGTCGCCGAGCCCCTCGAGCAAGACTCGCGACACCGTCAACGTGCTGCGCATACAGAACTACCTGAAAGGGGTCATCCCGGTCGAGATGCCGGCTTCCTGGTCGCAGCCGGCATTGCGCGCACAGGCGGTCGCCGCCAGGTCGTACGCCTTACATCTCAAGCGGCGTGACGCCCGTGCGCACTACGACATCTGCGACACGACGAGCTGTCAGGTCTACGAGGGCTACGGCGTCGAGACCACGGCGACCAACAACGCCGTACGCGCGTCATCGGGTCAGACGGTCGAGTACAACGGCGAGCCCGCGCTCACGATGTTCTCCTCGTCGACCGGCGGATGGACGGCGTCAGGCGGAGTGCCGTACCTGCGCGCACATCGCGACAAGTACGACCGCTGGTCCGGAAACCCCATGCGGAGCTGGACTGCACGGATTGCGCGGTCGACGTTCGAGCGGGCGTACCCGTCCATCGGCAGGCTCAAGTCGGTTCGGGTGATCGAGCGCAACGGGCACGGAGCCTGGAACGGCCGCGCCGTGAAGGTGGCGTTGCGAGGTACGTCCAGGACCGTGCGCCTCAGCGGAACCGACCTGCGTTCGCTGCTCGGACTGCGGTCCGACTGGTTCCGCATCAAACGGTGA
- a CDS encoding DEAD/DEAH box helicase, with translation MARRQQQRSDTRRRGPRRDRSRDQGIATVLARAVREVDRAVQQSHVTPGLRTKVQAIALAMRQARARIKADETMGKDRRAAQLDRLEDIAANLARAAAKEATLLQLVGDSATVSDEARNVAREMLRDAGMEPTTDDTPAAEATSPTAAPPRRVVPQAVVARKLANPFLTPDFSAVEQTRRGPHRLDSWELLGPLFKAFETASDGAPACMELPEPTSLQAPGGRELMRHQAQVVAAVADGHRTFLLADEPGLGKTAQALLAARAADAYPLLVVVPNVVKTNWVHEAGMWTPKRPATAIHGSGESIDGFADIVVINYEVLDRHVGWLGDLGFRGMVVDEAHFIKNKSSQRSQHVLELSERIRSRVARPLLMALTGTPLINDVEDFKAIWQFLGWIDNDKPRAALMDALDDTGLTPADRGFYRAARASVIDLGIVRRRKIEVAADIPSRRIADIPVELDNEAGRSIRATERRLAQRLVARYEKALETHDTALPSEGIDHELVRLVATRERKAAAAAESDENVFSMMRRIGQAKADSAADYAAQLARSVGKVVLFAKHVDVMDRAEELFTERGIQHVSIRGSQSRAARQRSVEGFADDPDVAVAVCSLTAAGVGLNLQAASNVVLAELSWTDAEQTQAIDRVHRIGQTEPVTAWRIIAAQTIDNRIAELVDSKAGLASRALDGSDHEIDSSDDLHLEALISLLTDALASPE, from the coding sequence GTGGCTCGACGACAGCAACAACGGTCGGACACCCGCCGCCGCGGGCCCCGTCGCGATCGATCGCGGGATCAGGGCATCGCCACCGTGCTGGCGCGAGCCGTTCGCGAAGTCGACCGCGCAGTTCAGCAGTCGCATGTGACACCGGGTCTGCGTACGAAGGTTCAGGCGATCGCGCTGGCGATGCGTCAGGCACGCGCGCGGATCAAGGCCGACGAGACGATGGGCAAGGACCGCCGCGCAGCGCAGCTCGACCGGCTCGAGGACATCGCCGCGAACCTCGCCCGGGCGGCCGCGAAGGAAGCCACCCTCCTGCAGCTGGTCGGCGACAGCGCCACCGTCTCGGACGAAGCTCGCAACGTCGCCCGCGAGATGCTCCGCGATGCCGGTATGGAGCCGACGACCGACGACACCCCCGCCGCCGAGGCCACGTCCCCGACCGCCGCGCCCCCTCGGCGTGTGGTTCCGCAGGCGGTCGTCGCGCGCAAGCTCGCAAACCCGTTCCTGACACCGGACTTCAGCGCCGTCGAGCAGACCAGACGCGGTCCGCACCGCCTCGACAGCTGGGAGCTGCTCGGTCCGCTGTTCAAGGCATTCGAGACCGCGAGCGACGGTGCACCGGCATGCATGGAGCTACCGGAGCCGACGTCCTTGCAGGCACCGGGCGGCCGGGAGCTGATGCGCCACCAGGCGCAAGTCGTTGCCGCCGTCGCCGACGGACACCGCACCTTCCTACTGGCCGATGAGCCGGGTCTCGGCAAGACAGCTCAGGCGTTGCTCGCTGCCCGGGCCGCCGACGCGTACCCGTTGCTCGTCGTGGTGCCCAACGTGGTCAAGACCAACTGGGTGCATGAGGCCGGTATGTGGACGCCGAAACGGCCGGCGACCGCGATCCACGGCAGCGGCGAGTCCATCGACGGCTTCGCCGACATCGTCGTCATCAACTACGAAGTGCTCGACCGCCACGTCGGCTGGCTCGGAGACCTCGGTTTCCGCGGGATGGTCGTCGACGAGGCGCACTTCATCAAGAACAAGAGCTCCCAACGTTCCCAACACGTACTCGAGCTGTCCGAGCGGATCAGATCCAGGGTCGCTCGACCGCTACTGATGGCGCTGACGGGTACGCCGCTGATCAACGACGTCGAGGACTTCAAGGCCATCTGGCAGTTCCTCGGCTGGATCGACAACGACAAACCCCGCGCAGCCCTGATGGACGCACTGGACGACACCGGTCTCACGCCCGCCGACCGCGGCTTCTACCGTGCAGCGCGCGCCAGCGTGATCGACCTCGGAATCGTGCGACGCCGTAAGATCGAAGTCGCCGCCGACATCCCGTCTCGCCGGATCGCCGACATCCCGGTCGAGCTCGACAACGAGGCAGGCCGCTCGATCCGCGCGACCGAACGCCGCCTCGCCCAACGACTCGTCGCCAGGTACGAGAAGGCGCTCGAGACTCACGACACCGCTCTACCCTCCGAGGGCATCGACCACGAGCTCGTACGCCTGGTCGCCACTCGGGAACGCAAGGCCGCTGCCGCCGCCGAGTCGGATGAGAACGTGTTCTCGATGATGCGCCGCATCGGACAAGCGAAGGCCGACTCGGCCGCCGACTACGCCGCCCAGCTCGCCCGCAGCGTCGGCAAGGTCGTGCTGTTCGCCAAGCACGTCGACGTGATGGACCGGGCCGAGGAGCTGTTCACCGAGCGCGGCATCCAGCACGTGTCGATCCGGGGCAGCCAGAGCCGAGCGGCTCGCCAGCGCAGCGTCGAAGGATTCGCCGATGACCCTGACGTCGCCGTTGCCGTGTGCTCACTGACCGCCGCCGGGGTCGGCCTCAACCTGCAGGCCGCGTCCAACGTCGTATTGGCGGAGCTCTCGTGGACCGATGCCGAGCAGACCCAGGCGATCGACCGCGTCCACCGCATCGGGCAGACCGAGCCCGTCACCGCGTGGCGGATCATCGCGGCCCAGACGATCGACAACCGCATAGCCGAGCTGGTGGACAGCAAGGCCGGGCTCGCGTCGAGAGCGCTCGACGGTTCCGATCACGAGATCGACTCGTCGGACGATCTGCACCTCGAGGCGCTGATCTCCCTGCTCACCGACGCCTTGGCCTCCCCGGAGTGA
- a CDS encoding pyruvate carboxylase — MFSKVLVANRGEIAIRAFRAAYELDARTVAVFPYEDRGSEHRLKADEAYEIGERGHAVRAYLDPEGIVATAVAAGADAVYPGYGFLSENPALAKACADAGITFIGPSVDVLRLTGNKARAIAAAKEAGVPTLGSVPPSTDVDELVEASDSLSYPLFVKAVAGGGGRGMRRVETAPELRPAIEAAMREAEGAFGDPTVFIEQAVVDPRHIEVQILADATGETVHLYERDCSVQRRHQKVVEIAPAPNLDPELRDRICADAVRFAKAINYTCAGTVEFLVSPDGSYVFIEMNPRIQVEHTVTEEITDVDLVQAQLRIAAGETLADLDLTQDKIRTRGAALQCRITTEDPANDFRPDTGRITTYRSPGGAGVRLDGGTTYTGAEVSAHFDSMLTKLTCRGRDFPAAVERAERAVAEFRIRGVATNISFLLALLGNPDFKAGRLTTAFIDENPQLLTQVRSADRGTRLLRYLADTTVNRPNGVRPVSIDPTGKLPDCDLSAEPRAGTRQLLRDVGPAEFARRLRAQNDIAVTDTTFRDAHQSLLATRVRTSDLLGVAPYVARTTPQLWSLEAWGGATYDVALRFLHEDPWERLAALRAAVPNICLQMLLRGRNTVGYTPYPTEVTDAFVTEAAETGIDVFRIFDALNDVEQMRPAIEAVRATETTVAEVALCYTGDLSDPNESLYTLDYYLDLAERIVDAGAHILAIKDMAGLLRAPAARTLVGALRDRFDLPVHLHTHDTAGGQLATLLAAIDAGVDAVDATNAAVSGTTSQPPLSALVAGTDHGSRETGLDLDAVNDLEPYWEATRRLYAPFEAGLPAPTGRVYTHEIPGGQLSNLRQQAIALGLGEKFEQIEDMYAAANDILGNVVKVTPSSKVVGDLALHLVAVGADPDDFAADPGKFDVPDSVIGFLSGDLGDPPGGWPEPFRTRALAGRTHKAPAAELSADERDGLKSDRRGTLNRLLFPGPTDDFERARDEYGDLSVVPSADFWYGLDPEHDSEVEIEEGKTLILGLQAVSDADERGLRTVMCTLNGQLRPVTVRDRSVAVDDTAAEKADASDPKQVGVPFAGVVTPTVVAGDEVEAGQAVATIEAMKMEATITTPTSGIVERLAIGSSRQAEGGDLLLTLR; from the coding sequence ATGTTCTCCAAGGTCCTGGTCGCAAACCGCGGTGAGATCGCGATCCGCGCGTTCCGCGCGGCCTATGAGCTCGACGCACGCACTGTCGCGGTCTTCCCGTACGAAGACCGCGGCTCCGAGCACCGGCTCAAGGCCGACGAGGCGTACGAGATCGGCGAACGCGGCCATGCGGTACGCGCGTACCTCGATCCCGAAGGGATCGTGGCGACCGCCGTTGCCGCCGGAGCCGACGCCGTGTACCCGGGCTACGGCTTCCTGAGCGAGAACCCCGCTCTCGCCAAGGCATGCGCCGACGCCGGTATCACCTTCATCGGCCCGAGCGTCGACGTACTACGGCTGACGGGAAACAAGGCGCGAGCGATCGCCGCCGCAAAGGAGGCGGGCGTTCCGACCCTCGGCTCGGTGCCCCCGAGTACCGATGTCGACGAGCTGGTCGAGGCCTCAGATTCCCTTTCGTACCCGCTGTTCGTGAAGGCGGTCGCCGGAGGCGGCGGGCGCGGGATGCGCCGAGTCGAGACGGCCCCCGAGCTTCGCCCGGCGATCGAGGCCGCGATGCGCGAGGCCGAGGGCGCGTTCGGCGACCCGACGGTTTTCATCGAGCAAGCAGTCGTCGACCCGCGACACATCGAGGTGCAGATCCTCGCCGACGCCACCGGTGAGACCGTGCATCTGTACGAGCGCGACTGCTCCGTGCAGCGACGGCACCAGAAGGTCGTGGAGATCGCGCCGGCACCGAACCTCGATCCCGAGTTGCGAGATCGCATCTGTGCCGATGCCGTGCGATTCGCGAAGGCGATCAACTACACCTGCGCAGGAACCGTGGAGTTCCTCGTCTCGCCCGACGGCTCGTACGTCTTCATCGAGATGAACCCGCGAATCCAGGTCGAGCACACGGTCACCGAGGAGATCACCGACGTCGACCTCGTCCAGGCACAGTTGCGGATCGCCGCCGGCGAGACGCTCGCGGATCTCGACCTGACCCAAGACAAGATCCGCACCCGCGGCGCCGCGCTCCAGTGCCGCATCACTACCGAGGACCCCGCCAACGACTTCCGGCCCGACACCGGCCGCATCACGACGTACCGCTCCCCCGGCGGCGCAGGCGTACGCCTGGACGGCGGTACGACCTACACCGGCGCCGAAGTGAGCGCCCACTTCGATTCGATGCTCACCAAGCTGACGTGCCGCGGTCGCGACTTCCCGGCGGCCGTCGAACGCGCCGAGCGTGCGGTCGCGGAGTTCCGCATCCGCGGAGTCGCAACGAACATCTCCTTCCTACTCGCGCTACTCGGCAACCCCGACTTCAAGGCCGGTCGCCTGACGACCGCCTTCATCGATGAGAATCCGCAGCTCCTGACGCAGGTACGCTCCGCCGACCGCGGCACGCGACTACTGCGCTACCTCGCCGATACGACCGTCAACCGGCCCAACGGCGTACGCCCGGTCAGCATCGACCCGACCGGCAAGCTGCCCGACTGCGACCTCTCCGCAGAGCCGCGGGCGGGTACGCGCCAGCTGCTACGTGACGTCGGACCGGCGGAGTTCGCCCGGCGACTCCGCGCGCAGAACGACATCGCCGTCACCGACACGACCTTCCGCGACGCGCACCAGTCGCTGCTCGCGACCCGCGTACGCACCTCCGACCTGCTCGGTGTCGCACCGTACGTCGCGCGGACCACCCCGCAGCTCTGGTCGCTCGAGGCGTGGGGCGGCGCGACGTACGACGTGGCGCTGCGGTTCCTGCACGAGGACCCTTGGGAGCGCCTCGCCGCCCTGCGCGCAGCCGTACCCAACATCTGCCTGCAGATGCTGCTGCGCGGCCGCAACACGGTCGGCTACACGCCGTACCCGACCGAGGTCACGGACGCGTTCGTCACCGAGGCGGCCGAAACCGGCATCGACGTGTTCCGGATCTTCGACGCACTCAACGACGTCGAACAGATGCGGCCCGCGATCGAGGCTGTACGCGCCACTGAGACGACGGTCGCCGAGGTTGCGCTCTGCTACACCGGTGACTTGAGCGATCCGAACGAGTCGTTGTACACGCTCGACTACTATCTCGACCTTGCCGAGCGCATCGTCGATGCCGGTGCGCACATCCTGGCCATCAAGGACATGGCGGGCCTGCTGCGCGCCCCGGCCGCGCGAACTCTCGTCGGCGCGCTGCGCGACCGCTTCGACCTGCCGGTCCATCTACACACCCATGACACGGCCGGTGGCCAGCTCGCCACCCTGCTGGCGGCGATCGACGCCGGAGTCGATGCGGTCGACGCCACGAACGCCGCCGTCTCCGGCACGACGTCGCAGCCGCCGCTTTCGGCGCTCGTCGCGGGCACCGACCACGGCTCGCGTGAGACCGGCCTCGACCTCGACGCCGTCAACGACCTGGAGCCGTACTGGGAGGCCACCCGTCGCCTGTACGCCCCCTTCGAGGCCGGGCTACCCGCTCCGACGGGACGCGTGTACACCCATGAGATCCCCGGCGGACAGCTGTCGAACCTGCGTCAGCAGGCGATCGCCCTCGGACTCGGCGAGAAGTTCGAGCAGATCGAGGACATGTACGCCGCCGCGAACGACATCCTCGGCAACGTCGTCAAGGTGACCCCGTCGAGCAAGGTGGTCGGCGACCTCGCCCTGCACCTCGTCGCGGTCGGGGCGGACCCCGACGACTTCGCCGCCGATCCCGGCAAGTTCGACGTACCCGATTCGGTGATCGGGTTCCTGTCCGGCGATCTCGGCGATCCGCCGGGCGGCTGGCCCGAGCCGTTCCGGACGCGCGCACTTGCCGGGCGTACGCACAAGGCGCCGGCGGCCGAGCTCAGCGCAGACGAGCGCGACGGGTTGAAGTCCGACCGCCGGGGCACCCTCAACCGGCTGCTGTTCCCCGGTCCGACGGACGACTTCGAACGTGCGCGAGACGAGTACGGCGACCTTTCGGTCGTGCCGAGTGCGGACTTCTGGTACGGCCTCGATCCGGAACACGACTCCGAGGTCGAGATCGAGGAGGGCAAGACGCTCATCCTGGGACTACAGGCCGTCAGCGATGCCGACGAACGCGGTCTTCGTACGGTCATGTGCACGCTCAACGGCCAGCTCCGGCCCGTGACGGTACGGGACCGTTCGGTCGCGGTCGACGACACGGCAGCCGAGAAGGCGGATGCGTCCGATCCCAAGCAGGTGGGAGTTCCGTTCGCCGGCGTCGTCACCCCGACGGTGGTTGCGGGCGACGAGGTCGAAGCCGGCCAGGCAGTCGCCACCATCGAGGCGATGAAGATGGAGGCGACGATCACGACGCCGACCTCCGGCATCGTCGAGCGGCTCGCGATCGGCTCGAGCCGCCAGGCAGAGGGCGGCGACCTCCTCCTCACCCTGCGCTGA
- a CDS encoding ATP-grasp domain-containing protein: MSKHQGDRPLTKVLVANRGEIAVRVIRACKDAGIASVAVYAEPDRDALFVRMADEAYSLDGATPGDSYLSIEKIVAIAQRSGADSVHPGYGFLAENADFAQAVGDAGLTWIGPPPEAITALGDKVQARHIAQKVGAPLVPGTKDPVNDADEVVAFADEHGLPIAIKAAFGGGGRGLKVARKREEVADLYESAVREAVSAFGRGECFVERYLDRPRHVETQCLADKHGNVVVVSTRDCSLQRRHQKLVEEAPAPFLTDEQLSTLYESSKAILREAGYVGAGTCEFLVGQDGTISFLEVNTRLQVEHPVSEEVTGLDLVREMFRVAAGEELGYEDPAIVGHSIEYRINAEDAGRGFLPAPGTLTAWQPPSGPGVRVDAGYVAGETVPGSFDSLVAKLIVTGRSREEALARSRRALDEFVVDGMPTVVPFHRTVVDDPAYIGDDSSFGVYTSWIESEFDNQIPPYDGAPATGEPEERERVTVEVGGRRLEVVLPGGLGSVASGGGAAKKPKRSGARKAGAAASGDALTSPMQGTIVKVAVEEGQQVAEGELVVVLEAMKMEQPLNAHKAGTITGLDADAGASVTAGSVICEIKD, encoded by the coding sequence GTGAGCAAGCACCAAGGTGATCGCCCGCTGACCAAGGTCCTGGTCGCGAATCGCGGTGAGATCGCAGTGCGCGTCATCCGTGCATGCAAGGACGCCGGCATCGCCAGCGTCGCGGTGTACGCCGAGCCCGACCGCGATGCGCTGTTCGTACGGATGGCCGATGAGGCGTACTCCCTCGACGGCGCTACGCCAGGAGACTCGTACCTGTCGATCGAGAAGATCGTCGCGATCGCACAGCGCAGCGGCGCCGACAGTGTGCACCCCGGCTACGGCTTCCTGGCCGAGAACGCCGACTTCGCCCAGGCCGTGGGCGACGCCGGGCTGACCTGGATCGGCCCGCCGCCCGAGGCCATCACCGCACTCGGCGACAAGGTGCAGGCCCGCCACATCGCCCAGAAGGTCGGTGCACCGCTCGTACCCGGCACCAAGGATCCGGTGAACGACGCCGACGAGGTCGTGGCGTTCGCCGATGAGCACGGTCTCCCGATCGCCATCAAGGCAGCGTTCGGGGGCGGTGGTCGCGGCTTGAAGGTCGCCCGTAAGCGCGAGGAGGTCGCCGACCTGTACGAGTCGGCCGTACGCGAGGCGGTGTCGGCCTTCGGACGCGGGGAGTGCTTCGTCGAGCGCTACCTCGACCGTCCTCGCCACGTCGAGACCCAATGCCTCGCCGATAAGCACGGCAACGTGGTCGTGGTCTCGACGCGTGACTGCTCCCTGCAGCGTCGGCATCAGAAGCTCGTCGAGGAGGCACCTGCACCGTTCCTCACCGACGAGCAGCTGAGCACGCTCTACGAGTCGAGTAAGGCGATTCTGCGCGAGGCGGGGTACGTCGGTGCAGGTACGTGCGAGTTCCTGGTCGGCCAGGACGGCACGATCTCGTTCCTCGAGGTCAACACCCGTCTGCAGGTGGAGCATCCGGTCAGCGAAGAGGTGACCGGCCTCGACCTGGTGCGGGAGATGTTCCGCGTCGCTGCCGGCGAAGAGCTCGGATACGAGGACCCGGCGATCGTCGGACACTCGATCGAGTACCGGATCAACGCCGAGGACGCCGGCCGCGGCTTCCTGCCCGCGCCGGGCACCCTCACCGCGTGGCAGCCGCCGTCGGGCCCGGGCGTACGCGTCGACGCCGGCTATGTCGCGGGCGAGACGGTACCCGGTTCGTTCGACTCCCTGGTGGCCAAGCTGATCGTGACGGGCCGGAGCCGTGAAGAGGCCCTGGCCCGGTCTCGCAGAGCGCTCGACGAGTTCGTCGTCGACGGCATGCCGACCGTCGTACCGTTCCACCGCACCGTCGTCGATGACCCCGCGTACATCGGCGACGACTCATCGTTCGGTGTCTACACCAGCTGGATCGAGAGCGAGTTCGACAACCAGATCCCGCCGTACGACGGAGCACCCGCCACCGGCGAGCCCGAAGAGCGGGAGAGGGTCACCGTCGAGGTCGGCGGCAGGCGGCTCGAGGTCGTGCTCCCCGGAGGGCTCGGTTCGGTTGCGTCGGGTGGCGGTGCCGCCAAGAAGCCCAAGCGCAGTGGTGCACGCAAGGCCGGCGCCGCGGCCAGCGGTGACGCGCTCACGTCACCTATGCAAGGCACGATCGTTAAGGTCGCCGTGGAGGAAGGTCAGCAGGTCGCCGAAGGCGAGCTCGTGGTCGTCCTGGAGGCGATGAAGATGGAGCAGCCGCTGAACGCGCACAAGGCCGGTACGATCACCGGTCTCGATGCCGACGCCGGTGCATCCGTCACGGCCGGCAGCGTGATCTGCGAGATCAAGGACTAG
- a CDS encoding FAD-binding oxidoreductase, with translation MLKGLDGGMLRPGDDEYDNARAIWNAMVDNRPAVIVQCASVRDVAHAVRTAQENDLEIGIRCGGHGIVGHAIPDGGLVIDLTSLADVRVDPERRIARVRGGALLGALDRATQPYGLATTAGNVSHTGVGGLTLGGGMGWLARTYGLACDNVREFEVVTATGDVVAANADNHPDLFWALRGGGGNFGVVTDFEFDLHEIGTRALSVELDFPLAQARNALRGWRDLSAKAPRAATFKVAISPETICVGYVWVGDPATGERLASDLRTLGAPSAERIEHQTYLELQARDDSVGGHALRRYWKGHYFRELSDDALDALLDAAGADGFCASASIQAYGGAIGDVPAEATAFGHRDTAFELVTSARWTDPAEDEQQIAAARAFAASLEPYASGAYVNALSEDDDSALRRAYSSAQLERLVAVKDMYDPGNVFRRNQNIAPSVIPAS, from the coding sequence ATGTTGAAGGGTCTCGACGGCGGCATGCTGCGACCAGGCGATGACGAGTACGACAACGCGCGCGCGATCTGGAACGCGATGGTCGACAACCGGCCGGCGGTCATCGTCCAATGCGCCAGCGTGCGCGACGTGGCCCATGCGGTACGAACCGCGCAGGAGAACGACCTCGAGATCGGCATCCGCTGCGGCGGACACGGCATCGTCGGACATGCCATCCCCGATGGAGGTCTGGTGATCGACCTGACTTCGCTCGCTGACGTACGCGTCGACCCGGAGCGCCGGATCGCGCGAGTACGCGGAGGCGCGCTGCTCGGCGCGCTCGACCGGGCGACCCAGCCGTACGGACTCGCGACAACAGCCGGCAACGTCTCGCACACCGGGGTCGGCGGACTCACCCTGGGCGGCGGGATGGGTTGGCTCGCTCGTACGTACGGGCTCGCCTGCGACAACGTGCGCGAGTTCGAGGTCGTGACGGCAACGGGCGACGTGGTCGCGGCAAACGCCGACAACCATCCCGATCTGTTCTGGGCGCTGCGCGGTGGAGGCGGCAACTTCGGCGTCGTGACCGACTTCGAGTTCGACCTGCACGAGATCGGCACTCGAGCGCTGAGCGTTGAGCTGGACTTCCCCCTCGCACAAGCACGTAACGCGCTGCGCGGTTGGCGCGATCTGAGCGCGAAAGCGCCACGGGCGGCGACCTTCAAGGTCGCGATCTCTCCTGAGACGATCTGCGTCGGGTACGTCTGGGTCGGCGACCCGGCAACGGGCGAACGGCTGGCGTCAGACCTGCGGACGCTCGGCGCACCGAGCGCCGAGCGGATCGAGCACCAGACGTACCTCGAGCTGCAGGCCCGTGACGACTCGGTCGGCGGCCACGCACTACGCCGCTATTGGAAAGGCCACTACTTCCGCGAGCTGAGCGACGACGCACTCGATGCGCTTCTCGACGCCGCAGGTGCCGACGGGTTCTGCGCCTCCGCGTCGATCCAGGCGTACGGCGGTGCGATCGGTGACGTACCTGCCGAAGCGACGGCATTCGGCCACCGCGACACGGCGTTCGAACTGGTCACCTCCGCCCGGTGGACCGACCCCGCCGAGGACGAGCAGCAGATCGCCGCTGCTCGGGCGTTCGCCGCATCGCTCGAACCGTACGCAAGCGGCGCCTATGTCAACGCGCTCAGCGAGGACGACGACAGCGCCCTGCGACGCGCGTACTCCTCGGCACAGCTCGAGCGACTCGTCGCGGTCAAGGACATGTACGACCCCGGCAACGTGTTCCGTCGCAACCAGAACATCGCGCCATCGGTGATTCCGGCGAGTTGA
- a CDS encoding iron-siderophore ABC transporter substrate-binding protein, translating into MSATTRLRRAALIAGLAGALLLTACGGSDDSEDSASGSADSGAFPITIEHALGTTTIEEKPTRVVTWGFGSTDAALALGVVPVAIPQQTYGGDSDGVLPWIKEKLADMGEDTPTMLTNQQGSDEVPFEEIAAADPDIILANYSGLTQQDYDTLSDLAPTVAYPDEPWATPWREVVRTVGKALGMESKADEVIADADEVVAKKAAEHPELKGKTIAAVWDTGDAFYVYKQADPRVEFLTDLGLESAPSVDELSTDESTFYYTLSFEELDKLTSDILLSYADSEQSAQAFLDAPYAQGMDQVTKGHVASMVGPEPVAAVSPPTVLSLTWGIDDYLVQLSKAAKSQ; encoded by the coding sequence ATGTCTGCGACCACCCGTCTGCGCCGTGCGGCGCTCATCGCCGGTCTGGCCGGCGCCCTTCTGCTCACCGCATGCGGGGGCTCCGATGACTCCGAGGACTCGGCGTCGGGCTCCGCAGACTCCGGCGCGTTCCCGATCACCATCGAGCACGCGCTCGGCACCACCACGATCGAGGAGAAGCCGACCCGCGTCGTCACCTGGGGCTTCGGCAGTACGGATGCCGCACTGGCCCTCGGCGTCGTACCGGTGGCGATCCCGCAACAGACCTATGGGGGCGACTCTGACGGCGTACTGCCGTGGATCAAGGAGAAGCTCGCGGACATGGGGGAGGACACGCCGACGATGCTCACCAACCAGCAGGGTTCGGACGAGGTCCCGTTCGAGGAGATCGCCGCTGCTGACCCGGACATCATCCTGGCCAACTACTCGGGCCTCACCCAGCAGGACTACGACACGCTCAGCGACCTCGCGCCGACCGTTGCGTACCCGGATGAGCCGTGGGCGACACCGTGGCGTGAGGTGGTGCGTACGGTCGGCAAGGCGCTGGGGATGGAATCGAAGGCCGATGAGGTGATCGCCGATGCCGATGAAGTCGTCGCGAAAAAGGCGGCGGAGCATCCCGAGCTGAAGGGCAAGACCATCGCGGCGGTCTGGGACACCGGCGACGCGTTCTACGTCTACAAGCAGGCCGACCCGCGAGTGGAGTTCCTCACCGACCTCGGCCTCGAGAGCGCGCCGAGCGTCGACGAGCTCAGCACCGACGAGTCGACGTTCTACTACACCCTGAGCTTCGAGGAGCTGGACAAGCTGACGAGCGACATCCTCCTTTCGTACGCGGACTCCGAGCAGTCTGCCCAGGCATTCCTCGACGCTCCGTACGCACAAGGGATGGACCAGGTGACCAAGGGCCACGTCGCCTCGATGGTGGGGCCGGAACCGGTCGCCGCGGTCTCACCACCGACGGTGCTGTCGCTCACGTGGGGCATCGACGACTACCTCGTGCAGCTCTCCAAGGCAGCCAAGAGTCAGTAA